ATCAGCATGCTATGAAAGAAAGCAAAGCGGGTGAGTTGACGGGAGATAAGATAGCAATCTTAGGTGCTGATGTAGAGGGCTGTGAATTTGCATCTTTTTTTAGATCTACAGGCAAGGATGTGTCTCTTTTTGAAACTTTGGATAGGATTATGCCTCTATGTGATAAAGATACAGGAAGTTATCTTTATGATAGCTTTGTCCATCATGGTATTAAGATTAAAACCAATACCAAAGTCACAAACTGCAGTTACGAAAAGGCTCAGGACAACGATAGAAGCAATATAAACAATAGAAAAGTCAAGTTAGAGTTTGAAAACAGTGACCCAGAACTTTTTGACCGGGTTCTTCTCACCGGAAAAAGCATTCCAAAATTCCCTGAAGGTTTAGATAAGCTTGGGATATCTTGTAAAGATGATGGGTATATAAAAGTTGATTCAAAGATGAAAACATCGGTGGATGGAATATATGCTATTGGAGATGTTATAGGGGGGATAACGTCTGCTAATGCAGCCATATTAGAAGGAAGGACAGCGGCAGTTAATATATCTGGTATAAAAAAAGACATAGATTATTCTACTATGCCTTATGTGTTCTTTACTAATCCGCAAATATCTGCTGTAGGACTTAGAGAGATGGATGTTATAAGTAAAGAAATCCCTTATAAAGTTGGTAAAATTGATTTTAGATACAATCTAAGAGCACTCTCCCTTGGATATGACAGAGGTTTTGTCAAGGTATTAGTTAATCCAGAAGAAAATATAATCTTGGGTATACACATTATAGGGGATAATATATCGGAGCTAATCCCCCTCTCCACCCTGGCATACAGTAAGGCTATATCTACCTATGATATTACAGATCTGCCGCTGCCCCATCCGATCATGGGGGAAATCGTATTAGAAGCTATAGAAGAAGCACTATATGAAGCTTAATTATAAGAAGTACAATGCAAAACCGAACAGGATCAGATTATCAGATCATAATGTATTTAACGTGTTGATCTGCATAACAAGAAAAGTGATATCGTCATTCCCCTGAAGAGAGCCACCATTAAAACGTCTAAAGTCTTCATTTAAAAACTCGACAATAAATTCAGGGGACAAATAGCAATAGTCATAAAAAACTGATCGCAATCTTTCGTCGTATACTTTGCCCATATTTTCTTGTTCTGTAAGACCGTCAGTATAGATTAACAAAGTAGCTCCCTCGGTTAGAGTACAGGAGCTTTCGCCAAAATCAATAATATCTGCCGGGTATGCCTTCGATATCGGAAGTCCCTGGCTTTTTAGTTCTTTAAGCTTTTCATCAATAACAAGAAGGGGTGGGGTCTGAAACCCAACTCCACTATAGGTCAGCTCTAGTGTATTTAAGTCCAGCACAGCAACAAAAATACAGATAAAGTAGTCATCAGGATAATTTTCTTTACCAAATTGATCCGAAAGGTATTTTAATACCTTTT
The Natranaerofaba carboxydovora genome window above contains:
- a CDS encoding dihydrolipoyl dehydrogenase family protein, which translates into the protein MKYDVTVIGGGPGGIACAVKSSKLGLKTALVEKNFPGGDAINEGYYPLKVLLSDDEKVLPERIQNASFAWHDRLRKCGVDVIEGEAEVLDEGKIKIITSTHTQNIHTKNIVIATGNVPVSPVEGVKLDGQGFISYQHAMKESKAGELTGDKIAILGADVEGCEFASFFRSTGKDVSLFETLDRIMPLCDKDTGSYLYDSFVHHGIKIKTNTKVTNCSYEKAQDNDRSNINNRKVKLEFENSDPELFDRVLLTGKSIPKFPEGLDKLGISCKDDGYIKVDSKMKTSVDGIYAIGDVIGGITSANAAILEGRTAAVNISGIKKDIDYSTMPYVFFTNPQISAVGLREMDVISKEIPYKVGKIDFRYNLRALSLGYDRGFVKVLVNPEENIILGIHIIGDNISELIPLSTLAYSKAISTYDITDLPLPHPIMGEIVLEAIEEALYEA